A window from Schistosoma haematobium chromosome 1, whole genome shotgun sequence encodes these proteins:
- a CDS encoding hypothetical protein (EggNog:ENOG410VA9Y~COG:D), producing the protein MPADHPLNLEPDGNWIAFFRDNEILLQINKDCQRLCPDFDFFRRPTEYSCLSLFGKEVPVGVLRRRGETSALQSRSLNKNLAGVTNIIHLPTYAPFQPSHRLSSGLVTQSQRSKINRKSDWNSTSPHQEPHWEVIERILYVYYKTHVSQGYVQGMNEIIAPIYYVFATDPDESWRSKFILCIYIFAEDFCWKLGAGNVVARANRLMM; encoded by the exons ATGCCTGCTGATCAT CCACTGAATTTAGAACCAGATGGAAATTGGATCGCGTTTTTTCGCGATAATGAAATTTTACTCCAGATTAATAAAGACTGTCAGAGACTGTGTCCAGATTTTGATTTCTTTCGTCGTCCCACAGAGTATTCTTGTCTATCATTATTTGGAAAGGAAGTACCTGTTGGGGTGTTACGGAGAAGAGGGGAAACCTCTGCACTTCAG TCCcgttcattgaataaaaatcttGCCGGTGTTACAAATATAATTCATCTACCTACCTACGCTCCTTTCCAACCAAGCCATCGATTATCTTCTGGTTTAGTAACACAATCACAAAGAAGTAAGATAAACCGTAAAAGCGATTGGAATTCGACCTCACCGCATCAGGAACCACATTGGGAAGTGATTGAAAGAATTCTATATGTATATTATAAAACTCATGTGTCTCAGGGTTATGTTCAAGgaatgaatgaaattattgCACCGATATACTATGTTTTCGCCACTGACCCCGATGAATCCTGGAGAAGCAAGTTTATTCTGTGTATTTATATATTTGCTGAAGATTTTTGTTGGAAGTTAGGGGCAGGAAACGTGGTAGCGAGGGCGAATCGGTTGATGATGTAG
- a CDS encoding hypothetical protein (EggNog:ENOG410VA9Y~COG:D) yields the protein MDMKCSRHEQMLNIISGENVNIEELKRLSIDGCPDSNGIRSRVWKFLLNYLPYNVEKRQERITFNRRQYEGYVKEFVFESCVADAMPADHPLNLEPDGNWIAFFRDNEILLQINKDCQRLCPDFDFFRRPTEYSCLSLFGKEVPVGVLRRRGETSALQSRSLNKNLAGVTNIIHLPTYAPFQPSHRLSSGLVTQSQRKYAEMDTFYCFNNLMTEIHPNFLRKLDGSREAGLGGQMKILSDLLSKFDNNLCKHFKKIELVPEHFAFRWLSLLLAREFMLPDVLLLWDTLFSDPHRFNLLPYVCCSMLIGIRDQLLKADFPTAVQLVQNYPSNVDVMHILLKARTFYTDHRI from the exons ATGGATATGAAATGCTCTAG ACATGAACAAATGCTAAATATTATAAGTGGAGAAAACGTAAATATTGAAGAACTTAAAAGATTGTCTATTGACGGTTGTCCCGATTCTAATGGGATCCGTTCTAGAGTTTGGAAG TTCCTTTTAAATTATCTTCCTTATAATGTCGAAAAACGGCAAGAACGGATCACTTTTAACAGAAGGCAATATGAAGGTTATGTAAAGGAATTTGTATTTGAGTCTTGTGTGGCAGATGCTATGCCTGCTGATCAT CCACTGAATTTAGAACCAGATGGAAATTGGATCGCGTTTTTTCGCGATAATGAAATTTTACTCCAGATTAATAAAGACTGTCAGAGACTGTGTCCAGATTTTGATTTCTTTCGTCGTCCCACAGAGTATTCTTGTCTATCATTATTTGGAAAGGAAGTACCTGTTGGGGTGTTACGGAGAAGAGGGGAAACCTCTGCACTTCAG TCCcgttcattgaataaaaatcttGCCGGTGTTACAAATATAATTCATCTACCTACCTACGCTCCTTTCCAACCAAGCCATCGATTATCTTCTGGTTTAGTAACACAATCACAAAGAA AATATGCAGAAATGGATACATTTTATTGCTTCAATAACCTTATGACTGAAATTCATCCTAATTTTCTACGAAAGTTAGATGGTAGTCGTGAAGCTGGTCTAG GTGGGCAAATGAAAATTTTATCGGACTTATTATCTAAATTCGACAATAATCTATGTAAacactttaaaaaaatagaacTTGTTCCggaacattttgcatttcgttGGTTAAGCTTGTTGCTGGCACGAGAATTCATGCTTCCAG ATGTACTCCTATTATGGGATACACTTTTCTCAGATCCACACAGGTTCAACTTACTTCCATATGTTTGCTGTTCAATGTTAAT TGGTATTCGTGATCAACTATTGAAAGCAGATTTTCCTACGGCTGTTCAActtgttcaa AATTATCCATCAAATGTCGATGTAATGCATATTCTTTTGAAAGCCAGAACGTTTTATACAGATCACCGGATTTAA